Proteins encoded within one genomic window of Streptomyces sp. NBC_00523:
- a CDS encoding DUF5914 domain-containing protein — MSRRNGKRWSPPLRLRGSGPGWAAQEPTWRDARPALIADALKRATVRPSGNWYVVGASREVRVGDRPYGRTVGGTEVVLWRAEGGALRAGSGVCPHLGAPLRDSRVVCGTLVCHWHGLALDGAPFAGWQPFPAHDDGVLVWVRLDEVGGEEPTGRPAVPVRPARDGSVDAVFTAVGRCEPQDVVANRLDPWHGSWFHPYSFIDLSVVREPGGDEDDAFVVDVSFRVAGRLVVPVRAEFTAPGPRTVVMRITDGEGASSVVETHATPLTLPGHERPRTAVVEATVAASDRPGFALARAAAPVLRPLMRRTAGRLWVDDLAYAERRWALRSTGRFPG, encoded by the coding sequence GTGAGCCGGCGGAACGGCAAGCGCTGGTCGCCGCCACTGCGGCTGCGCGGTTCCGGCCCCGGCTGGGCGGCGCAGGAGCCCACCTGGCGCGACGCGCGGCCCGCGCTCATCGCCGACGCGCTGAAACGGGCCACGGTACGCCCGTCCGGGAACTGGTACGTGGTGGGCGCCTCGCGCGAAGTGCGGGTCGGTGACCGCCCGTACGGCCGGACGGTCGGCGGGACCGAGGTCGTGCTGTGGCGTGCGGAAGGCGGTGCGCTGCGCGCCGGGTCCGGTGTCTGCCCGCACCTGGGCGCACCGCTGCGGGACAGCCGGGTGGTGTGCGGCACGCTGGTGTGCCACTGGCACGGACTCGCCCTGGACGGTGCCCCGTTCGCGGGCTGGCAGCCCTTCCCGGCGCACGACGACGGCGTGCTCGTGTGGGTGCGCCTTGACGAGGTGGGCGGCGAGGAGCCCACCGGGCGGCCGGCGGTGCCCGTACGGCCCGCGCGGGACGGCTCGGTGGACGCGGTGTTCACGGCGGTCGGGCGGTGCGAGCCGCAGGACGTGGTGGCCAACCGGCTGGACCCGTGGCACGGTTCGTGGTTCCACCCGTACTCGTTCATCGATCTGTCGGTGGTGCGGGAACCCGGGGGCGACGAGGACGACGCCTTCGTGGTCGATGTGTCCTTCCGGGTGGCCGGGCGCCTGGTGGTCCCGGTGCGGGCCGAGTTCACCGCGCCGGGGCCGCGTACCGTCGTCATGCGCATCACGGACGGCGAGGGCGCGTCCTCCGTCGTGGAGACGCACGCGACGCCCCTGACCCTCCCCGGTCACGAGCGCCCGCGCACCGCCGTCGTGGAGGCGACGGTCGCCGCCTCGGACCGGCCGGGCTTCGCACTCGCCCGGGCCGCCGCCCCGGTGCTGCGGCCGCTGATGCGCCGTACCGCCGGGCGGCTGTGGGTGGACGACCTGGCGTACGCGGAGAGGCGCTGGGCGCTGCGCAGCACCGGGCGCTTCCCGGGCTGA
- a CDS encoding FAD-dependent oxidoreductase has translation MNARPPAARRGRDRKAEVLLPAPGAPCFPRGDEPSVAVVGGGIAGLSAATLLAERGARVTLYEKDDALGGRLSGHRTVLADGSPVTMTRGFHAFFRQYYNLRGLLRRTDTALDRLVPLPDYPLRHSGGLTDSFARVPRTPPLSALGFVALSPTFGLRDLAAMDARAALPLLDVRVPEVYERFDGVGATAFLESVRFPEAAHHLAFEVFSRSFFADPRRLSAAELLLMFHIYFLGSSEGLLFDVPAEPFPQALWEPLAAYVESLGADLRTGTPVHRIAPRDGGGAHVHTGTGTHHHDAVVLALDTEGLRHTVAASPGLGTARWRDGVAALRTAPPFLVSRLWLDRPVRADRPGFLGTSGYDGLDNISTLERYEGEAARWAARTGGSVVELHAYAVDPGAEHKEVQERLVDRLHQVYPETRDARVVDSRHEWRSDCPFFETGTYPLRPAVRTPHPWLVLAGDAIRCDLPVALMERAATTGFLAANALLADRGVRGQVLWTVPRRGRSRALRALASAGRA, from the coding sequence GTGAACGCCCGACCCCCCGCCGCCCGACGAGGCCGCGACCGCAAGGCCGAAGTCCTGCTGCCCGCACCCGGCGCACCATGCTTCCCACGCGGCGACGAACCGTCCGTCGCCGTCGTCGGGGGCGGAATCGCCGGCCTCTCCGCGGCGACCCTGCTGGCCGAGCGCGGCGCCCGGGTGACCCTGTACGAGAAGGACGACGCACTCGGCGGCCGCCTCTCCGGCCACCGCACCGTGCTGGCCGACGGCTCACCGGTGACGATGACCCGCGGGTTCCACGCGTTCTTCCGCCAGTACTACAACCTGCGCGGCTTGCTCCGGCGTACCGACACCGCCCTCGACCGCCTCGTCCCGCTGCCGGACTACCCGCTGCGGCACAGCGGCGGCCTGACCGACAGCTTCGCCCGCGTCCCGAGGACGCCGCCGCTCAGCGCGCTCGGCTTCGTCGCGCTCAGCCCCACCTTCGGCCTGCGGGACCTGGCCGCCATGGACGCCCGGGCGGCGCTCCCGCTGCTCGACGTCCGCGTCCCCGAGGTGTACGAGCGCTTCGACGGCGTGGGCGCGACCGCCTTCCTGGAGAGCGTGCGCTTCCCGGAGGCCGCCCATCATCTGGCGTTCGAGGTGTTCTCGCGCAGCTTCTTCGCCGACCCGCGCCGGCTGTCCGCCGCCGAACTGCTGCTGATGTTCCACATCTACTTCCTCGGCTCCTCCGAGGGCCTGCTCTTCGACGTACCGGCCGAACCCTTCCCGCAGGCCCTCTGGGAACCCCTCGCCGCATACGTCGAAAGCCTCGGCGCGGACCTCCGGACCGGGACGCCCGTGCACCGGATCGCCCCGCGCGACGGCGGCGGGGCCCACGTGCACACCGGGACCGGCACCCACCACCACGACGCCGTGGTGCTCGCCCTCGACACCGAGGGGCTGCGGCACACCGTCGCCGCGTCACCCGGCCTCGGCACCGCACGCTGGCGCGACGGTGTCGCCGCTCTGCGCACCGCACCGCCCTTCCTCGTCTCCCGGCTCTGGCTCGACCGCCCCGTCCGCGCGGACCGGCCCGGCTTTCTCGGCACCAGCGGCTACGACGGGCTCGACAACATCAGCACCCTGGAACGGTACGAGGGCGAGGCCGCCCGCTGGGCCGCGCGCACCGGGGGCTCCGTCGTGGAACTGCACGCGTACGCCGTTGATCCCGGCGCCGAACACAAGGAGGTCCAGGAACGGCTCGTCGACCGGCTGCACCAGGTGTACCCGGAGACCCGGGACGCCCGCGTGGTCGACTCCCGGCACGAGTGGCGCTCCGACTGCCCGTTCTTCGAGACCGGCACGTACCCCCTGCGCCCCGCCGTGCGCACCCCGCACCCCTGGCTGGTCCTCGCCGGGGACGCGATCCGCTGCGATCTGCCCGTCGCCCTTATGGAACGCGCCGCCACCACCGGCTTCCTGGCGGCGAACGCCCTGCTCGCCGACCGGGGCGTCCGGGGCCAGGTGCTGTGGACGGTGCCCCGGCGGGGCCGCTCCCGCGCACTCCGGGCGCTCGCCTCCGCAGGGCGTGCCTGA
- a CDS encoding class I SAM-dependent methyltransferase, with product MTLLRDHDLARAFDHASRTYDGLTSLNPGYRTDLLRSARRLRLPGGGAGLHLLDLGCGTGASTRALLTAAPLARITAVDASTGILRRALAKPWPARVRFLHLTAEELTTAGEGPFDAVFAAYLFRNVTDPDAVLGSVRDLLAPGGRLAVHEYSLSGSRAHRALWTAVCHGVIIPAGTLTGDRALYRHLWRSVTSFDTAPAFAGRLAKAGLTSVRAVPVAGWQTGIVHTFLARNGHPATTPEHVA from the coding sequence ATGACCCTGCTGCGCGACCACGACCTGGCCCGGGCCTTCGACCACGCCTCCCGTACCTACGACGGCCTGACGTCCCTCAACCCCGGCTACCGCACCGACCTCCTGCGCTCGGCCCGCCGCCTCCGCCTCCCCGGCGGCGGTGCCGGACTGCACCTCCTCGACCTCGGATGCGGCACCGGCGCCTCCACCCGGGCCCTGCTCACCGCCGCGCCGCTGGCCAGGATCACGGCCGTGGACGCGTCGACGGGCATACTGCGCCGCGCCCTGGCCAAGCCCTGGCCGGCCCGCGTGCGCTTCCTCCACCTGACGGCCGAGGAGCTGACCACGGCCGGGGAAGGGCCCTTCGACGCGGTGTTCGCCGCCTACCTGTTCCGCAACGTCACCGACCCGGACGCGGTCCTCGGGTCCGTACGGGACCTGCTGGCGCCGGGCGGACGCCTCGCCGTCCACGAATACAGCCTCAGCGGCTCCCGGGCGCACCGGGCGCTGTGGACCGCCGTCTGCCACGGGGTCATCATCCCGGCGGGCACCCTCACCGGCGACCGTGCCCTCTACCGCCACCTCTGGCGCAGCGTCACCTCCTTCGACACCGCACCCGCCTTCGCCGGCCGGCTCGCCAAGGCCGGTCTGACCTCCGTGCGGGCGGTCCCCGTCGCCGGATGGCAGACCGGCATCGTGCACACCTTCCTCGCCCGCAACGGCCACCCGGCCACGACACCGGAGCACGTCGCGTGA
- a CDS encoding lycopene cyclase family protein, which produces MSRCDVAVVGGGAAGLSLAHRLTESGAATVTVIEPPDGPLRPAERTWCYWHAEADGLDGAVSASWSVLRVHGADGRPVTVEPAPFTYRMVRSADFESLVHDRLARADGGHVLRATADAVRAVPGGAEVRCTLPDGSPVHVRARRVFDSRPLPALPPARTQLLQHFRGWFVRTATGRFESGVADLMDFRVPQPAHGLAFGYVLPLAPDRALVEYTEFSRRPLTTRAYESALGHYCRDVLRLGPLTVERTEQGAIPMTDARFPHRAGPSVFRIGTAGGATRPATGYTFAAVQRQARAIAAALRDGRGAVPAPHGRRALAMDAIVLRALDTGRIDGPDFFTGLFRRVPAERLLRFLDGTASLREEWGIGLRTPVRPMLATAAELPFLPRRTRSTARDGESHR; this is translated from the coding sequence ATGAGCCGCTGCGACGTGGCCGTCGTCGGGGGAGGCGCGGCCGGGCTCAGCCTCGCGCACCGGCTGACCGAGAGCGGCGCCGCCACCGTGACCGTGATCGAACCGCCGGACGGCCCGCTGCGCCCGGCGGAGCGGACCTGGTGCTACTGGCACGCGGAGGCGGACGGCCTCGACGGAGCCGTCAGCGCGTCCTGGTCCGTGCTGCGCGTGCACGGCGCCGACGGCCGCCCGGTCACCGTCGAACCGGCCCCCTTCACCTACCGCATGGTGCGATCCGCCGACTTCGAGAGCCTGGTCCACGACCGCCTGGCCCGGGCGGACGGCGGGCACGTGCTGCGGGCCACGGCGGACGCGGTGCGCGCGGTGCCCGGCGGCGCCGAGGTCCGCTGCACGCTGCCGGACGGCTCCCCGGTGCACGTGCGCGCCCGCCGGGTGTTCGACTCACGGCCGCTGCCCGCCCTGCCGCCCGCGCGCACCCAATTGCTCCAGCACTTCCGGGGCTGGTTCGTCCGCACGGCCACCGGCCGGTTCGAATCCGGGGTCGCCGACCTGATGGACTTCCGCGTCCCCCAGCCCGCCCACGGACTCGCGTTCGGCTATGTGCTGCCGCTGGCCCCGGACCGGGCGCTCGTGGAGTACACCGAGTTCTCCCGCCGCCCGCTGACCACCCGGGCGTACGAGTCGGCGCTCGGCCATTACTGCCGCGACGTCCTCCGGCTCGGCCCGCTCACGGTGGAGCGCACGGAGCAGGGGGCGATCCCGATGACGGACGCCCGGTTCCCGCACCGGGCCGGGCCCTCCGTGTTCCGGATCGGCACCGCGGGCGGCGCCACCCGCCCGGCCACCGGCTACACCTTCGCCGCCGTGCAACGCCAGGCCCGGGCCATCGCCGCCGCCCTGCGCGACGGCCGGGGCGCCGTCCCCGCCCCCCACGGACGGCGCGCGCTCGCCATGGACGCCATCGTGCTCCGCGCGCTGGACACCGGCCGGATCGACGGCCCGGACTTCTTCACCGGCCTGTTCCGCCGCGTCCCGGCCGAGCGGCTGCTGAGGTTCCTCGACGGCACGGCCTCGCTCCGGGAGGAGTGGGGCATCGGGCTGCGCACCCCCGTCCGGCCGATGCTCGCCACCGCCGCCGAACTGCCCTTCCTCCCGCGCCGGACCCGGTCCACCGCCAGAGACGGAGAGAGCCACCGATGA
- a CDS encoding NAD(P)/FAD-dependent oxidoreductase — protein MTDEHRRPTDAVVVGAGLAGLACALDLCRSGRKVALLEASDAVGGRMRTDRRDGFLLDRGFQVFNTSYPQVKRRLDLRSLRLRPFTAGVIAHTRTGAVRLADPTREQGAVGALLPGRVLSARDLGVLAALTARDAMLPASSVRRRRDETTSAALFRAGLSDEAITGVLRPFLAGVFLEDGLETSARFFHLVWRSMVRGTLCLPAQGIGAVPHQLAQGLPDGVLRLGAPVAQITDTGVALEDGSEVPASIVVVATDPAAATRLLPDLTVPDTRTVTTYYHATDRTPLAEPTLLVDSTGPVLNTCVLSEVAPTYAPPGTALISTSVLGAELPGRAQAVQRRLSDLYATDTSGWTRIAACTVEGALPAMRPPWPLSRTTRIGPGRYVCGDHRATGSVQGALASGTRAAREVAADLARRT, from the coding sequence ATGACCGACGAGCACCGCCGGCCCACGGACGCCGTCGTCGTCGGAGCCGGACTGGCCGGGCTGGCCTGTGCGCTGGACCTCTGCCGCTCCGGGCGGAAGGTGGCCCTCCTGGAGGCGTCCGACGCGGTGGGCGGCCGGATGCGTACGGACCGCCGGGACGGATTCCTGCTCGACCGCGGCTTCCAGGTGTTCAACACCTCGTATCCGCAGGTGAAGCGGCGCCTGGACCTGAGGAGCCTGCGCCTGCGGCCGTTCACCGCAGGCGTCATCGCCCACACCCGGACGGGCGCCGTCCGCCTCGCCGACCCGACGCGGGAGCAGGGCGCGGTGGGCGCCCTGCTGCCGGGCCGGGTCCTCTCCGCCCGCGATCTGGGCGTCCTGGCGGCGCTCACGGCACGCGACGCGATGCTCCCCGCCTCGTCGGTCAGGCGCCGCCGCGACGAGACCACCTCGGCGGCGCTGTTCCGGGCCGGCCTGTCGGACGAGGCGATCACCGGCGTGCTGCGGCCGTTCCTGGCAGGGGTGTTCCTGGAGGACGGCCTGGAGACCTCCGCCCGGTTCTTCCACCTGGTCTGGCGGAGCATGGTGCGCGGGACGCTGTGCCTGCCCGCGCAGGGCATCGGCGCCGTACCCCACCAGCTCGCCCAGGGCCTCCCCGACGGCGTCCTCAGGCTCGGCGCCCCCGTCGCGCAGATCACCGACACGGGGGTCGCCCTGGAGGACGGGAGCGAAGTACCCGCGAGCATCGTCGTGGTGGCGACCGACCCGGCCGCCGCCACCCGCCTGCTGCCGGACCTGACCGTCCCGGACACCCGCACTGTCACGACCTACTACCACGCCACCGACCGCACCCCGCTCGCCGAACCGACCCTGCTCGTGGACAGCACTGGACCGGTCCTGAACACCTGCGTACTCAGCGAGGTCGCCCCCACGTACGCGCCTCCCGGCACCGCGCTGATCTCCACCTCCGTGCTCGGCGCCGAACTCCCGGGCCGCGCGCAGGCGGTGCAGCGGCGCCTGTCCGACCTGTACGCCACCGACACGAGCGGCTGGACGCGGATCGCCGCCTGCACGGTCGAGGGCGCCCTGCCGGCCATGCGCCCGCCCTGGCCGCTGAGCCGCACCACCCGCATCGGCCCGGGCCGTTACGTGTGCGGGGACCACCGGGCCACCGGCTCCGTCCAGGGCGCCCTCGCCTCGGGCACCCGGGCCGCCCGGGAGGTGGCGGCGGACCTGGCGCGCCGGACATGA